Below is a window of Candidozyma auris chromosome 3, complete sequence DNA.
TTCTATATGGCTATCACTGCTCGAACGCTTATGGGTGCTCTCAACGGCAATATTGCTGTTTTGCAAACCATGGTCGGTGAGGTGgtcaaggaaagaaggCATCAGTCGATGGCATTTTCCTGTCTTCCGCTCCTATGGAATGTAGGGTGTGTGGTAGGGCCTTCCATTGGCGGCTCCAGAATTTTCACAAGACCCAAAATGTCTTCAGGCGATGTCAAATCTTTGGGTTCGTATGATCgctttgttgaaaagcacCCGTACGCCATGTCAaatgttgttgttgcatgtcttcttctcttcagtTTCGTGGTAGGGCTTTTATTCCTTGAGGAAACTCAACTCAAAGCGAAGTTGAAGTATGACTACGGCCTAGCATTCGGTGATCGCATACTTATCGTGTTAGGATTTTCGCCGCTGGCTCAAAGTAAAAAGAGCGAAGACATCCAAGAGACACCTTCAGAAACGACTCCATTGACCTCAGATGCGATTTATGACTCCATAGACGAGAGTGCGtttgaagaggatgatgatgaccGTTCAATCAGCTCTTTCGATCAACCGTTAACTCGTAGGACTTCGTTGGCGATCATCCGCCGCTACTCGAGTTCTTCACTTCAACGCACCACAACCAACACATCAGTTTTTGACGAGACGAAAAGTATTTTCAAAGCGTTCCgcaacaagaaaatcttCAGCAATAAGGTGCGGGCCACCATTCTTGCATACTTTTGTCTCTCCTTCCATGCCCTTGTTCACTCAGAATTCTTGCCTGTCTTTCTTGCTGGTAAATTCCAACCTGAGCTGCTTCAGTTCCCTTGGCACTACAAGGGTGGTATGTCGTGGGAGACCAGCAGAATTGGTTCGTTACTATCAACAACGGGCTTTGGTGGTTGTTTCATCATTATTGTTGTGTTCCCCATCTTAGATAGACACATGAGGAACATCGACGTCCTAAGAATTGCGTCTGTTGTATTCCCTGTGGCATACCTCCTCGTGCCATATACCATCTTCACTCGCCCAGAGTATGAGCCTAAATTTCCTTCATGGCTCTCGACTGCTGGAGTCTACACATGTGCATCATTCCAAAGTGCGGCAGCAGCGCTCTCGTTTCCTCAGATGGTGATCTTGGTGTATCGTGCAACTATTCCCAAACACCGTGCCTTTGTTAACTCGACCGCCATCAGCTGCACAGCACTTGCACGTTGTGTAGCGCCATTGCTCTGGGGAGCTTTGATGTCATTCTTCGATAGTAGAGGAGTCGGTCAGGTGTCGTGGAACATCCTTGCTGTTATAGCGCTATTCACGCTGATTCTTGCCTTCAAATTAGATGAGTACGACGAGGACCTACATCGAGATGACCAAATGGCTTAAATGTGGGCAAGTTAGAAGTGCACTCATTCTTAGCACTACGTTGCATTCACTTGCATTTGTTTGCAGATTGTCCTTGTCGTCAAGGTCAACACTATGTGTTGAGAGCAATTGCTGTCGCAACATAATGCCCATGTTACACCCGACCAGGGCGATCAAGGCGGCTAAATATTTATTATTGCATTGACAATATGAGCAAAGACGGTCTGAATTAAACCGCTCAATGCTCGATGATTAAGCTACTTACGATGGATTGTCGAGGTAGACTTTCAACTGAATAGACGTAGAATGTTAATCATACCTTTCTATCAAAATTGACCCTCACATGAAATTACGGCCATCGTAGGTATAGCAGGAATGACAGGAATTGGCAATTTTATCTACGTCGCCGCCAGGTACACACACATTACtgttgtcttttttttttcgctaACTCCTTTCTACGTCAATCGTATTTTCGCTTGCTTATGAAAATTTCGCTACCATTTCCACTATTCTTACGAATGCAGCAGCCGAAGTAGAggttgcaaagaaaaagtacTACATAGTATAAAAACTACATAAAAGGCCGACTCTTAAATCATTTCGAGCAAAATTATAACATTTTCTGTGGAATCTAAACATAGTGGCACAACACCGTTAAAAATACATCATTAGTAGTGACTGGTGTGTCCTGTACACAAACCTCCAGAGAGCACGGCTTAGATGTCACCCACAGCCCGAATATAAAGATTACCTATACGCTGTATGCAGTGCGATATCAATGGTCTGCCAAGAGGTGCTTGGAAGTGGACACCTAAATACGCTAACtactctttcttcttttctcatCAGATATCATGAATCTCGAATTAGCCAAACGTTATGTCTACTACACGAATAGAGACAGCGGGTGGTACAGATGGAGATGGCTCCTCTGGCTCATCCTTATTCCTGTCTTCTTTATCATTTTagctcttttctttatgagaagaaggagaaacagAGCTCATGTCATGACCAATCAGCCCTATTACAAGGAAAATTATGCTCCACAAGGTGGGTACGtgccacctccacctcctcctcagccCCAGCAAACAGGGTACGGGGGCGGCTACCAGCAAGGATACCAGGCGGGTTACGGTTCGGGAACAGGGGGCAACCAAGGCAACTCGGGCTTCAACAATGACTATAATCAGAATTACGGTGTGGGCAGCCTGAGCTATGGAAACGAGGGCTACCTGGGTTCTGCAGCACCCCCAGACTATGCACCTCCTCTGGAGCCTCCTAAGGGATACACTAAGTAAGGCGCATACAGCTTTCGGAAGTTTCTTATCATAAAATTGGGAGGAGCGAACTAGATTTTCTTTATTCAGGTCCTTGTACCAGCAGGATGTCGATGAAGCGTCTGGTTGGTGGCTGGAATGATTGTTTACCCCTAGTTTACATTGATTGATGTGCTAGGACCATCTACATGTGCTTTAGTACCACGCATCTAATAGGAGTACGGCTTTGCAGGTACTTGATGCTTCgtccttttcttttccttctttttacCTTAATTATACTGATGACAATATAcgattttttcaacattTCCGTCTCTACAATCACTATCAAAGCTGCGTACAACTTCTGTATAATACAACCATTTCATCCCAATATTGTCCAGCAATGGTCCTGATTATTCGGTGAAGACCGTTTTTTGTTTTTATCTAGTAGTCGAATTCCTGCGACCACACATCAAAGTTCTTGAGAGTTTGGAAGTTCTCGTCGTTGACAtatctcttctttgtgatCACATAATGGAAGAGTCTCTCATCAAACTCATACAACGGCCAATATTTATTCCTGAACCAGACAATGTAATCCCTCCAAACACTATGTTCAAACGACCAAAGCCTGACGTGAATACATATGCAAGCGTAAGCGTATAATAGCCTTAGGGCgaagaagttcttctctcttACGTAAGGAACCAATTGAGGTGATATCATCACGAGCCATTTGTACAAATTCACAGGGTAATTGAACTTGACGGACAAAATAAACGCCTTTTCTAGAAACAACAAGCAGTGTCTTatatcattgatgaaagcgCTCTTCTCCAGACTTAtgtcgaagaagctgaTGCCACCAAGAAAATCGTTGAACTGGTTTTTTAAATCTTCGACGAATTTCACCTTGCGGGGCGGTACATAATGTAATTCGTCTGCGTAAAAGAGGTCTCCGATGTCAGATGTGATAAGCAAGTCGTAGTCACTAAAAACGATGGTCTTTAATCCCATGGCGACATTGAGCAAATCATTCTTTGGCTCATATCCGTCCTCTGCAAAGCTCACAAGGGGTATCAACTTCCAAGGTTGAAGAGCTAAGAAGCTATAAATTAAGTAATTTGAGATGGAAGCCTCATTTAGATAATTGACCTTCTCTTGCTTCGTCCTATCTGGGCTTTGATACTTCATAAGCGCCTCATTGGATCCGTTAAGAGCGCCGCCAAAGTACTCAGAAGCTCTCGTAAACAAATTGATATCCATCTTGGCGCCCTCAAACAAGTGGTCGTCTGCGAATACCCTCTGGACTTTCCATGTCTCGCTAGCAGCTTCCAACTCCCTTGTTAGCTCGTCTGCATTGAGCTTATCGTTCAAGACACTGCCCAATCCGCACAATGGCATGATCGTAAGGCATCCCATCGCCAACACTGCCAGCCTGATTGCTGACGAGGAAGCGAAGTAGCGAGGGATCACTTTTTCCCACACATAGACATGGCGCTTATTGACATTGTAAGTCATGAAGGGAACACAAAcatcgttgaagaagcgaaCCACTCGTAGCTCAAATCGCAGCAATTGAAGCAGGTCTGCTGTGCTTCCTAGGAGCATTTGAAACGTTAGGCTCCTCGACTCGGAAAAAATCTCGTCCTCAATTGGAGTTGAGTCCGTAGAGCTCGACATCAGCACGTAATAATCCCAAACATCTTGCTTCACAGGATCCTTAGACACTTGAAACAGATCTGGGTATACACATCGTCTACCTCTGTAGCTGCAATACTCACACACTGGTCTAGCTTCGTTGCACTGGGGTTAGCAAGCAATCAagcaccaaaaaaaaagtagcaCACATACCTTGATCTTgagttttttgcaactaAGACAGCCCATCTTGGACTGCCTTGCACGAGATCGGCTCGTAGTCATCGTAGTCACCAAGTGGTGATTCTGCACACCTTATAAAGGAACGGCTTGAGTTCGATGGCGCTAAGCCTCCAAGATGATGGAGTCGCTGACCTCGAATTAATTGGAGGTTAAATGCGGTTGGCTCTCAAAGGGAGTGATATTAGTGGACTATAAGGTTGAAATAAATGTGGGGGCGAATACACAGAGATACTATGCGACTCACTTCGGTGAGGAGTGGGGCTTTTTAGATCAGTAATGATGAGGATGCTCCTATACACCATACATTTGAGACAATCATATCGTTTGACCTAATGAGTAGgttcaaattcttcagtACATTTGATGTTGCAAATTAATGACCAAATCATGTTGAGCTGTGGGTGACTTTGTGTCTAGTGATGTAGTCACAGCACCCTTGATACATCACAGCACGTCCTTTGGCCATGCTATTCAGGTTCACAGGATCTCTTAAAATGCTTCATGAGAAGACCACTTCAGTCTGTATAGTCGTAATTTACCTAGAGATAGTGTCACTCTCCTTTTAAAAGTAGTGAATCTCAAAAAATCTAATGTCTTCGATAGAAGGTGCTTTTGTGAGGAACATATAAGACACACACGTCATCCAACACTTGATCTGATGTGAGACTTTTTGAGGAACTTTTAACGCGATATAATGATGTATGTCACTAGTACTGAGTAGTATTGTACAAGGACATAGACAAGAGAACCGAACAGGTAGCTTGAATTCGAAGCTTTGATCTCTATGGCTTCAAGTCGAGTAATCTTTTGAAGCGATTGAAATATGCTTCTTCAtttatcttcttttcgaCTGTTATCGTCTACAATCATGTATTGATGCCGGTTCATGGCATCCACAATCAAATCCCATGATGGTGTGGCATTATATATACAAGTTTTATTCGACGCTAATTACCCATTCTCCAATCATCCTATCACTATCCATAGCCTTCGACAGCGTATTTTACGCTTTATTGCATCACATATGCTAAAGGATTACCTGAGGTGTAATCAAAATGTGGTGCCCACACCTCAAAGTCTTTGAGTGAGGTGAAATTATCATCAATAATATAATTTCTGTTTGTGATCACATAGTGATATAGTCTCTCGTCAAATTCATTGAGTGGTCCATACTCGTCTCTGAACCACACAACGTAGTCTTTCCAAGAGTTTTGCTCAAAGGGGCAAAGTCTGCAATGTACACATATACAAGCGTAAGCGTACAAGAGACGTAACGCAAATAGGTTTTTAGCTCTGACGTAAGGCACAATTTGAGGCGCCATTATCACGAGCCACTTGTATAACATCACAGGAAAGTTGAATTTTATCGACAAATTGAAAGCTTTTTCCAATACAAGCAAGCACTCGCGAATATCATTGATCATGGTGCTCACTTCCAGAGAGAtgtcgaagaagctgaTGTCACCAAGGAACTCGTCGAATTGCTTCCTCAAATCGTCAACAAACTTAACCTTACGGCGAGGCGTGAATTGAAGCTCGTCCAACTGAAAGATGTCACCAACAGCTGTTGTCGTCAAGTGAGGAAAGTTACTGAGAAGAACATTCTTGAACCCTAAAGCCATATTAAGCATGTCACTCTTGGGTTCTTGCTCGGAGAAGTCCACAAGAGGAATCAACTTCCATGGTTGTATGCCCAAAAAGCAATAAATAAGGTAATTTGCAACCGAAGCCTCGAGAATACTGCGCAGTCTCTCCTGTTGCGTTGAGTCTGGTTTTTGATACTCCAATAGGACCTCCCTGGCACCCTTTACCGCCGATTCAAAGTACTCGGAGGCTCGTCGGAACAAATTCACGTCTTGCTTGTTTTGTTCGATCAACTGATCATCTGCAAACAACCTCTGCACCTTCCAAGTCCCGCTAGCAGCCTCCAATTTTCTGGCCAAGACCTCTGCGTTAGAttcctcctccaacacGTTATCCAAGCCGCAAAATGGCATAACGGTAAGACATCCCAAGGCCAAAACAGCCAGCTTGATAGTTGTAGACGTGCCAAAATACTGAGGCACCACACTCTTCCAGATGTAAACCTGTCGTCTGTTCACATTATATGTTATCCAAGGAACGGCcaaatcattgaagaatCGAAGTACTCGTAGCTCGAATCGCAGCAATTGTAGCAGTTGCGCCGTACACCCTAACAAGACCTGAAACGTCAAATCTCGAGACTGAGAAAAGATTTCCTCCTCGAACGGTGACGAATCGCTCGAGCTTGACAGCAGTGAGTAGGCTTCCAGAGCCTCTTTAAGTGGGTCGCCAGCGACTCGAAACACGTCTGGGTACACACATCGTCTCCCTCTGTGTCTGCAATACTCACACACGGGTCTGGCCTCGTCACACTTCGAGTTAGCAAGAATTGGCAACAGCAAACGTAGGATGACGTACCTTtattttgagcttcttgcaaCTGAGACATCCTTTTTTCGAAGGTCTCGCTCGGGTCATGCCCATGGGCATTGTAGCGGTAAATGTACTATTGGAGTGGATGGTTGATACCCCTACTATGAAGGACAGTCTGGATAAAAGACAAAAGCCCAGTTTGGGCAATTGCAATGGCACTTTTAAGATAGACAAATGGCGATCCCTTTCGAAAAGTACTTTCCTCAGTTGGTGATACGGCAACAGTCTTACTGAGGATGGGAAGAAACTGTACGACTGTGAGACCGGCCATCGGCTCCATTCAAGGTGGCCCAACAAAAGTAATCTAAAAAGACAAGACAGCATTGAAGTATTCACTTTGGGAAGAACACTAAGGGGTTTCCTTGCACTGTCTTATTCTTCACTCTAATGATCTATTGATGGCGTACTTGTATCGAGTAGACGGGCATCACCGAGTGCATCATCAAACAAAGCGATGCATGTTGCACCTCCATATGAGCTTTGAAGCTAGAACTGTACTCGTTTTGCCAGAAATAGTAATACTTGACATGTTCAGAACAAGGACGTCAAGTTGACTGACTAGGGGGTAATCTATGGCCAGCACGGTATGCTAGCCTTCACCTGCAACTAAAACAAAGAGCACTACGAAGCGGGTACTATTCATTGAAGATTTCGGGGTAGATGCTCCTGGTTACAAAGTCTGACTTAATTTACGTCGAGGTACCTTCATTCAGATTTCTCAAAATTGGACCAGATAGCATCCAGCGACTTACAAGGTTCTTGCGATTCCCGATTTATTAAGTACAAAAAAATTCCCGTCGTAAAACAAATAtaaaaaaatgaagataTAAAAAAATGGAGGTGTAATAGATAATGTCATCGTATTATGGTGGGGGGAGGAGTGTTCAGCAAAAGCGCCCGCTAAAACGGTTTCCAAATATGAACTGCAACCAAATCTTAGTGCCGAGTCAAGCATCTGCCAACTCAATTCGTGGTTCTTGAAGGTATTAGTCATTATGAGCCTCTAGGAGGCGAAGATTGGATAAAAGTAAGGCGTCACGAAATTTCCACGGCAGACACATGAAAGGAGAAAAATAAACCCAAGAATGGCAGCAGCTATGCAAAGTCACAATTTTATTGAGCACAATTGCAAAACACAAAACAGAAGCAGCCCAAAGGCCACCACAGAGATCCTAAAGCAAGCACACAGGCTGCTTAGAATCTCTGGttggccttcttggccttgagcttcttctggatGCTGACGGCGACAATAGCAATGGCGGCCAAGCCGACCAAGACGAAGACAAGAATGACACCAGCTGGAAGCATTTTTGTGAATTTGAGATAAAAAAGTGTGTTACTTTAAGGAGGAAAAGAGGGAACAGAAAAATTCGGCCGGGGTCCCCAGTTGCAATATATATGAAAGTGCGCTatttttttacttttttttcctcgcTTTTTTCCTCCCACCAACCTTGTTTATGCAAGCCATTTTCGGCTCGACAGTGTGGGCCGCCGGTGCAACGTGCCGGACGAGGGTCGTGCCCCGCCCAGAAGGTTTTGGCCCACCCCCATCTAAACTTGACTTGGAAGACGTTTTGTTTGAAGTAAGTACCATACCCAAATTCTGCCGGCTTATTAGTAGCAGTGATGGGTGTTTTTCCTCGAAAAAAACGACGTCTGGGGCGTGAGTTACTTACCCACGGCTCTCTCCGTAGTGTATGTTACTGCTGGCTCTGATTAGGTGCACGACAGCACTCGGAGTCGGTTGCTTTAaactttgaaaaaaaaagttcaagtGGGCCTGGAAATTGCAAAATTTTTTATCCGAGAATCCGTTGAAATGAAACTTTATCGTTTTTAAAAAaccaatttttcttttttcttttttttgttttctttatttttttctcatgCTACTCTCTGTTGACTCTTCCACGGCACAGATTCCGCATTCTTTCATTGGTCGCACCAGTGGGGGGCACCGGAAAAACTACATAGAccaacgaagaaaaaaaaaaatggaaggAGTCATTTAAGAAGATCTGAAAGCAAAATAGAGCTCGATGGCGAATAGTCCCCAAAAGTGGGCCCGATAATCGTCTCTCATAGCGGATTTGTGCCTTAATCACCGTCTTCGTTGCCTCAAGTAAGCTCGCTCGGCAACCTCGGCGACGGTTGGTGCGGCAACGGCTTTGGCCCTTTTGCAGGCTGTCAATGCTAGAAGAGGGAAAcaaagagaatgaaaaaaacAATCCGACGATAATTCTCAACTTGGAAACTCTTTAAATCGACGACACTTTGAAAGACTTTGATTCTTTATCTCGCTGGACATTCTCCTTTTAGTACGTGATTGAATTTCTAATCACCTTTCTTAGACAAACAAATGTGCATACACATGTAAGCAGGTGGCCACGGCTCCAGGGGCATTTGGCGATTTTTTATGTCATTGTCTTGATTGTGTAAATTATGCGGTACTCCCGTCAGGTTTAAGCATGCCTTCTGGATATGTTCATGGACATAGCATGATGTAAGTCCACCAAAAACTAAAGCGGTTATAGTTTCCCGCAAGACAAAAATCCCCATGGCTTCCGTGCAACGCTCTTAACTGGGTGTTTGTTTTTCAGTTTAGCTCGTGGTGCATAGCTATTTGGCATAATCATCATGTGTTACCTCGCCAGGGCTAGACTGAGTATTACTGGTAACACAGGTTGGTGACTATCAATGAACGAGGATGTTTGTTAATTTGATAAACTTGTCAAATATGTAGATTTGGTGGAATTCCTTTTCCTGAACGTAAATCAATGTGTACCTTCCGTAGGTCAACCTCAGGACAAACCATAATACAAATCCCCCCGGGTGAAGCACCCTTATCGTCATGCACAACATTAAGACTTCCGTGCGTCACTCGCAACAGAATAGAATGATTCTAACTCACAGGCGATATATTGTGGCGCCAAAGGCAACGCTTCATGCTCGCAGTGGCAGTTTCTAACCATTGCCTCAATGGAGCATAAATTAAATCAGTATACATCGAACAAGAGCATCCAAAATATCACAAAAGAGGCAATTTTGTGATTTTATGTGTGATGCACTGACCTGGCCAGATTTGGTCTTTTGGGATTATGAGTTGTCTCGTATAAGAAAGTGAGACggattttttgcaactacTTTTATGGTGAGAGTATAACTAGGTTCTAGGGGCACGCTCGAAGATAGACAGCAGATTACGGTGAAGAAAATAGAATTGTTTTGATCTGCAATGAGCAGAGCCCTTCACCAACCCTTCACCTAGTGACATTGTCGTTGTACGTTCAGTCAATACAAACCATAGCTTACAACCACTGAGGACCAAGATCAGCTCATTTAGACCTCCTATCATACTTTAAACTCATCACCTACGAAAAAGGACTAAAAACGCTAAATGTCTCAATCGGTGCCTCCAACGACCGTTCTATTGTTCTTCTCCACTGACCAATTCTTGGGGCGCCTCTTTAGTGGTGAGCTTGACTATTGGGATGGATGGACGACACACCTTCACCTTTCATGTCAAAAGAACCAGCATTGTCTTTCTGTCAGCCCCACTTTTTGCCTTTAGCTATCTTTTCCCacgtctttcttcttcctcttaTATCCGCTTCATCGCAGCCGGACTTTTCAGTGGTGTACAATTCACATGCGATATCTCTTATGTACTTAAATCCTTAGTAATGGTCCAGACTTCAACACAAACACGTCACAATATATCCCTATTTCTTCTAGTGTCGTAACTATAACTTACTTCGAAGATGCCTTCCATCACCCTCCAGAACGGTAATCGCCTGTTCTCGGCCTACAGCTCCCATCCTCAGTCTGCTATCGCCAACCTTAGCAACTTCGATAGggtgatcttctttctccatgGTTTCCCAGACAACAACAAGTCGTACGACAAAGTTTTGCCTTTGATCAAGGCCAACTAtggcaaaaagaaagtgttGCTCATTGCTCCTCTCTTGAGAGGTTACGAACCTTCGTCTCAGGGCCCTGATACAGAATACAAGATGTCTGATATCGCTGGAGACGTGAAAGCGTGGATCTTGCAAATTGTGCCCAACAAAGAAGTGCCCGTCCACCTTGTGGGCCATGATTGGGGTGCCATTGTCACGTTCAAGACGGCCCAGTTGTACCCTGAGCTTCTCACCTCCACCGTGACGTTGGCGATTCCCTACATTGCCAATCTTCGTCCTTGGCATTACCTTTTCTATGCTCCTCGTCAGTTATACTGCCTGACGtatttcttcaccatgCAATATGCGTTCATTTACCGCCAGAAGTTTGGAAACTTACTTGAGCCGGGCTATTTGGATGAATTGTGGAAGTTCTGGTCTCCCAAGTGGGATTTCAAGGAGGAAATCGACTCCGTGAGGCAGACTCTTAATGAGCCTGGTGTGCTTGATGCCGCCACCGCGTATTATCGTAATTTGTTCAGACCTAGTATCATTCACGAGCGCAAGTGGCTAGTGGACTTCGAAAAGGTGCCTACCTTGATCTTGGGCGGTGAACACGATGGATGCATGGTATCTGACTTGTATGACTTGGAGGCCAGGTTATTGGCGTCGACACCTAAGGTGAAGGTGCAGTTGTTGAGCGGTGTCGGTCACTTTTTGCACAGAGAGGACCCTGCCAAGGTTGCTGAGCTTATTTGTGACTGGTTTGAAAAGTACGACCAATAATTAGTGGATGAGCTGGATTAACTGGCCGGAATCTTTGATTCGTTAACTGATAAATGGTGAAGGCCTGGTCATAACAGAAATCCTTGGcctcaaaagaaaagaatacAGTATGAAGAGTCAATCTCATAGTTCTTTTGCTGAATGCAATAATGAAATCCCAACCTACTTAATGGATTGCCATTTGCAAGATCGGTATTGGCATATTtccacaaaagaaaaaaaaatttataGGTGGTCCTCCAGTTGTTTATTTTCAATAGAAGGTCGAGCCCTCTTTGCGATGTATTGCGTTTCTTGGTTTAAAAATGCAAGCGGGATAATACGGTTGTATTTCGACGACCTCGACCCTTGATAAGCTTCGGATAGAGGAAAGTTCACTCAAACAGAGCCATTGATGGAAACCAAACTACAACGTCGACTACATGAGACCTCTACAAACTTCGGTGAAAAAGTCCGCTGCTACCGAACGCCGCTTCAAGTCATCATTCCGTGGAAATGTTTGCgggcattttttttttttcttcccttttcctttttgtcACGTCGGCGTGAATTTCCCCTAGTGTGCTTGACCAAGCCGAGTCAGAGGGCGGAGAATCAGGCGATATGACTCTTTCTTAagagctcttttcttttgtttaTTTCCAGCTAAATCCATGCATTAGACGCAAGTAGTGCTGGTGTGTTTGATGCAAACGTGAATCAGGTTCTTGCAGCAGACTGgcagaaaaagagcaagaaggcACGGGGCACTGTGAGCAAACGAGCTACACGAAAAAGTAAAGCCACCACTCGATGACCGTGCTTTGACAAAAATGCGTTTCGTCAAGACAAACCCGGCGGCAATGAAAGGTGAGGGtcaggaaaagaagggggccacttttttgcaaaaggGATGATCGCTCAGGAGTCCAAGACCTTGCAATTGACGAATCAACAATTGAAGATCTATCAAAGATCCAGTCCAAGCAGTGGTCATCAAGGCCATACATACACTAACACGAAGTCACCGCCTACGCTGGAGTTATGCTTAATCATGCTACAAGATtaagagaaaaaaattaaaaaaaataataaaattagaaaaaaaaagaaaggcgAAAACAAAATGTAAACGCCAAAATGTAAGGCCCACTCGAAAACCATGGCTTCGGAAGCCTTGAGAAGCCGTATCACTTTTGTGTCTCTGTGAGCTTTTATTCTTCTGGCATTCTCCCTTACGCACATTCTCCAGGGCATGGCCCAAACAGGAAGAGCCCACCCCAACAAGTGTCCACACAAGGCGTTGAAGCTTGTGTCAAATGTCTGCAAAAGCGCAAACAGCCCACCCAGCATTAAAAAGCTCTTCGTCTTTTTTattatctttttttttttttttcccctttttttcaaccCTTCCCCTTAATTCCCTTGTTTTCAGTTTTCCTTTCTCATTTGCTTTCGCTTTTTTCCATTCCTCATTCCTACCTTCTGCACTGCGCGATAACCACTGCGCGATAACCACTGCGCTTAGGTGGTGCTGCCACTCCCAAAGGCAACAGAAAAAGGAAATCAGTACTTTTGGGAGTGAGCTGCCAATCAAGCCTGTGTTgccagaagaagccatgttgctttttttgtgtCATATTCCCTGGTCAAGGGCCCCCCACCAAAGCCCCAGGGTCACcttgtttgtttgttttgtggTTGGTTTTTCTATTCTTAGCGGGACTTGGTCCTTGACAGTCTCTTCCAATTGCTGttttattattattatttGTCTACGGCTTATTGTCCCTATTCTTTTTGGATCGGTGTATGGGCACAATAGCGTAACTGGGCTCGCTAGATTTACGAGCAAGGCAGTGCATTGGGGAGACGACCGCCTGCACACAAGGCCATTTACGGGAGCCTGCGCTGACAGCATCTGGTTTGCAGAACGCGAAGTCAATCACTACAATAGCACATTCTACAGATAAAAAGGAACACAAAAGGATCCTTCCTGTCTTTACTCTACGATTATACCATTAT
It encodes the following:
- a CDS encoding MFS transporter, whose protein sequence is MPSFREQMKGFPLWQMTVICIIRFSEPIAFTSLFPYVYFMIRDFHIVDDPAKISKYTGYMGASFAFAQFLCCIHWGRLSDRIGRKPVLLLGLLGTATSLLIFGFSTNFYMAITARTLMGALNGNIAVLQTMVGEVVKERRHQSMAFSCLPLLWNVGCVVGPSIGGSRIFTRPKMSSGDVKSLGSYDRFVEKHPYAMSNVVVACLLLFSFVVGLLFLEETQLKAKLKYDYGLAFGDRILIVLGFSPSAQSKKSEDIQETPSETTPLTSDAIYDSIDESAFEEDDDDRSISSFDQPLTRRTSLAIIRRYSSSSLQRTTTNTSVFDETKSIFKAFRNKKIFSNKVRATILAYFCLSFHALVHSEFLPVFLAGKFQPESLQFPWHYKGGMSWETSRIGSLLSTTGFGGCFIIIVVFPILDRHMRNIDVLRIASVVFPVAYLLVPYTIFTRPEYEPKFPSWLSTAGVYTCASFQSAAAALSFPQMVILVYRATIPKHRAFVNSTAISCTALARCVAPLLWGALMSFFDSRGVGQVSWNILAVIALFTSILAFKLDEYDEDLHRDDQMA
- a CDS encoding Zn(II)2Cys6 transcription factor domain-containing protein; its protein translation is MGCLSCKKLKIKCNEARPVCEYCSYRGRRCVYPDSFQVSKDPVKQDVWDYYVSMSSSTDSTPIEDEIFSESRSLTFQMLLGSTADSLQLSRFELRVVRFFNDVCVPFMTYNVNKRHVYVWEKVIPRYFASSSAIRSAVLAMGCLTIMPLCGLGSVLNDKLNADELTRELEAASETWKVQRVFADDHLFEGAKMDINLFTRASEYFGGALNGSNEALMKYQSPDRTKQEKVNYLNEASISNYLIYSFLALQPWKLIPLVSFAEDGYEPKNDLLNVAMGLKTIVFSDYDLLITSDIGDLFYADELHYVPPRKVKFVEDLKNQFNDFLGGISFFDISSEKSAFINDIRHCLLFLEKAFILSVKFNYPVNLYKWLVMISPQLVPYVREKNFFALRLLYAYACICIHVRLWSFEHSVWRDYIVWFRNKYWPLYEFDERLFHYVITKKRYVNDENFQTLKNFDVWSQEFDY
- a CDS encoding Zn(II)2Cys6 transcription factor domain-containing protein, yielding MPMGMTRARPSKKGCLSCKKLKIKCDEARPVCEYCRHRGRRCVYPDVFRVAGDPLKEASEAYSSSSSSSDSSPFEEEIFSQSRDLTFQVLLGCTAQSLQLSRFELRVLRFFNDLAVPWITYNVNRRQVYIWKSVVPQYFGTSTTIKSAVLALGCLTVMPFCGLDNVLEEESNAEVLARKLEAASGTWKVQRLFADDQLIEQNKQDVNLFRRASEYFESAVKGAREVLLEYQKPDSTQQERSRSILEASVANYLIYCFLGIQPWKLIPLVDFSEQEPKSDMLNMALGFKNVLLSNFPHLTTTAVGDIFQLDELQFTPRRKVKFVDDLRKQFDEFLGDISFFDISSEVSTMINDIRECLLVLEKAFNLSIKFNFPVMLYKWLVIMAPQIVPYVRAKNLFALRLLYAYACICVHCRLCPFEQNSWKDYVVWFRDEYGPLNEFDERLYHYVITNRNYIIDDNFTSLKDFEVWAPHFDYTSGNPLAYVMQ